The following DNA comes from Ignavibacteria bacterium.
ATTGTGAAAGGTCCGCTGCTTTGAATAAATCTTTTATCCTGTCCTGTACTGTCAAACCATCCGGAACGGTTACAAGCATCTCCGCTCCATCTGTATTTGGTAGGTAGATTGGTTACAAAATTTTTTAAAGGAACTCCGCATCCATTCTGTCCTTTCATAAAATTGTAAGCACGTGGAGCTTCGTCTGGATCACCTTCACATTCATTTTGTCCATTTATAAATGCATTAAAACTGGAAAGTCCTATAGCTTTATAACCTACCAGATTCCCATATGGAAGCTTAGCTGTATCTGCAGGATCGCCTGTAAATACTATCGGGCTTTGTAAATATTTAAAGCCTACTGCAGGAGGTGCTGCACCGTACAGCGGGTCATCATTATCAAAGTTATAGCAGAATCCGATATTATTTATAGAATCGCATCCTACCGCATCATCATTTGCTTCACCTAAATCCGGATCACAGAAAACTGATGTGTAAGTACTATCCCAGGTATTTCCGCTTTTGTTTAAAATTTTCCATTTTACAAAATACATATTCAGCAAACCGGGAGATAAAAATGCAAATGAAGTTTGCTGTATTTCAACACCTAATGGTAAAGTACCGCCAGGTAATGAAAGCTCTGAAGCATGGATATTATTTGTACAGTTAGTATAATCCATAAACACACTCCAGATTATTTCATCAGGACGAGCAGCACTGTTACCGATACCCGGTCTGTCACCATCAACTTCAGGCTGATACCCCGGAATACCGTTAACTTCAACATACGGCGCACCAAGATCTACCGGCCAGCTTGCCCATGAATCATAAACTATAGTATAATCCCTTCCGCCGGCGTTTTTAACCCTTGTACCGCCATTGAATAAGTTAGGATCGTTTACTGCAACATGATAAGCTCTGAGCCTTGGATCTGAACATACAGATGCTCCGGGAACCTGACCAACATTAGGAATATTACCCGGTGTATAATGTGTATTGAAGAATGAAGCTGCAAGCCTTAAATCTCCGTTAACTTTAGCACCGATAATTATACCGGTCGTGAAGATGGCGGTTAATCTCTGAGCTGCGGCAGTTGGCCAAACCATACCTGCTGCACCATTTAGAAAGTTTACTTTATCATAATTAAAATAACCGTCACTTCTGAAAATTGCATTAATATTATTTACCTGGAGAAAGTTGTTGGTAGTAGCGGCGTTAGTTCGCACCGGGTTATAACCCTTTCTTTCTTTGGCAAATATATCATTTACCGGGGCAAGGTAAATTACCCCGGTAATAAGTAATAATATTATATTTAAACTAATTTTTTTCATATTTATTAACACTCCGATAATTAATTAAAGAATAATCTGAATCCGAGCCTAACCTGTCTTGGCGGACCGTAATTATTAATAGCATGTGACCTGATTTTATAAAGATCTACTGCCTGCTGTCCGTTAGCCTGTGCCCATAACTGGCCCTGGTAACTATCTAAGAAACCTGTGTTGCCGGCTTCTCCGGATGTAGCAAATACATCATTAATTAATTCCTGATCAAGTACATTAATTGCTAACAAATAAAGATTAGCATTTAATTTATTTAAGATCTTGAATGTTTTATCAATTTTTAGATCAAGCCTTAAATTCCAAGGTGAGTAAGCTGAATTAAGCGGAGCTATTGGCCTGTTTCCGCCAACAGAACTAACTACACCTAATACGTCTATAGAGTTATCTGAAGGTGTATAAGGTCTGCCGCTGTTAAAGCTGAATAAAACGTTAAAGCCTAAACGCGAAAGCACTCCGCCCCAGAATCCTTTGGGTACATCTGATGTTCCCCACCTGTAATCCAGTTCAATTGAACCTGTGTGTCTCTGGTCGTAGTCAAGTGCTGTTGGAATCTTAGGCTGTTCATCACCATTGTAAGCAATATTGCTCTGAGAGTTGATATCCGATCCAGTACCTGATGCAAATGCCAATCCGTATGAAATTGTAGCTCTCAAACGGTTGATTCTTCTGAGATCAAGGCTGAGATCAATACCTCTTACTATACCAAAGTCACCATTATCATATAGTGCGAAAGTATATGAATTATCCTGGGCTCTTATATTTTTAGCCTGGATAAGATCTGATGTTTCTTTATAGTAAGCTGTTAAACCAACTGTTACATAATCACCGGCTGTGTGTTTAACGCCAAGCTCATATGCTGTTGTTCTTTCAGGTTTTAACAATGGGTTATTAAATACTGTGAAATATCCTACACCGCCATCAGCCAGATCTCTTATTACCCTCTGGTTTTCATAGAGGTTTTCAAGAGCAGGAAGCTGAATGAATTTTCCATATTGTGCATGGAAAACTGTTTTATCGGTTATCGGGAATGAGAAGCCAAGCCTTGGGCTTACTTCAATTGTTTTTTCTACTGTTGTATAATCTGCTTCGTTTAAAACACCATCAGATCCTTTTAAATTTTCATATGATATAGGAACCAATGTATTCGGATCCATATAATCTACCCTGATACCAATATTGGTATTGAAATAATTGAATTCCATTTTATCAAGGAAATAGAATGCGCCTATTCTTGGTTTTTTAGGACCTTCTGTTACATTTAATCCGTTTACTATATAATCCTCTTCGATTTCATTACCATAAACATCATATCCGTATGCTTCCATAAAGTTGGAGTTTGCACCGTTTTCATCTATCACCGGATTATTGATAACTGATCCGTTACCCTGACCGTTAGCATATTTATTTGGATTGGGCAATGAGCCAAAACCTATTACGTTAGCTGAATAACTTCTTACTTTAAACTGTTTAAATTCACCGCCAAATTTTAACTCATGGTTACCGAATTTTTTTGTAAGTACCTGGTGAGTGAAGTTCAAATTAAAAGATAATGCATTTGTTTTCTGTTTTTCATATAGGCCACTTACTGTTCCGGGATTCCTGAAAACCCTGAAATTAGCGCTTGACGATACTGTACCGCCCATACCTGAAATACCGGGAACAGTATTTGTATCGCCATAAGCCAGAATTGAAGGATAAACATTTCCATCTTTACCCTGCAGGCTTGGGATCAGTTCATCAACAAAGAAAATACCATCACCTCTTTTATAGGTTGACTGCAGATATGAAGCCTGCAGGTCATAAAATGTCTTTGAACCAAATGACTGGTTAATTTTTACATAGCCCTGTTTATTGTCATCTTTTACTAAAGGATTGTGGTATGAATTGAATTTTCCGAATGAACCGGTCCACAATCTTGAAGTTTCTTCATTTCCAAAAAAGCCGCCGGTTAATGTTAAATTAACTTTACCTTTGGTCATTTCACTGATACTGATTATTGTTTTACCGGTATAGGACTGACCAGCTCTTGAAAAGTTAGGAAGAATTCCATCTTCAGCCCATAGCTCAGCTACGCTGGTTGATACAGGCTGGTCTACTAAATTATAGGTCTTTTCATAACTTCCGAAAATTGACCAATATTTTGATAATTTTTTTGTAGGAATTACAGGACCGCCGATACTTACACTGTAAATATTATAGCCCTGTGATTTTGTTTTAATATAATCACCTGCGATAACGTCAGAAACTACTTCAACAGAACCTGTATAATTTGTTTGTGCAGATTTTGTTGTAACGTTGATAACACCGCTGAGCACGTTACCGTATTCCGCGCTGAAACCACCTGTTAATACGGCAAGCTCCTGAAGAGCACCGTTTGAAACGTTAGCCGTAGAACCTCTGTCTAACGGATTATTTGTAACTATACCATCAATAATGATCTGGGTTTCACCGGTTCTGCCGCCCCTGATATTAATATTCTGGCCTTTTTCATCCTGTACAACACCGCTTGTTTTTGCAACTATATTTTCGATACCCCTGATACCGGTGTTATCGATAAATTCCGAACCTATGATCTTACCGCTTCCGTTATCTATTGTTTTTCTTTTTGCGATAATAACGGTTGTATCAATTACAACTCCGCCCACAGAAAGTGAAAAATCAACAGTAGAGGTAATACCTACGCTCACACTGATGTTATTCTGAACCTGGGAATCGTAACCTACATATGTACATTTTACTGAATATGTGCCTACCGGAACGTTTAGTATTGCGTACTGTCCGTTTTCATCGGTTCCGCTTCGCAATTGAGTTCCCTCAATTTCTACACGCGCGCCGATCAAAAGCTCACCTTTATCATCTCTTACAACACCGGCTATTTTACCGGTTGTCTGAGAAATGAGGTCAACTGTGGCAATTGTGAAAATTAGAAGAAGGGCTAAGAAGAAATGGTTAAATAGCCTCATTATATTACCTCCGATTTGTTATTTTAAAGAAAGCCCCGGCAGATATAATTGCTTATATCATACCAGGGCTCCTTAA
Coding sequences within:
- a CDS encoding TonB-dependent receptor, translated to MRLFNHFFLALLLIFTIATVDLISQTTGKIAGVVRDDKGELLIGARVEIEGTQLRSGTDENGQYAILNVPVGTYSVKCTYVGYDSQVQNNISVSVGITSTVDFSLSVGGVVIDTTVIIAKRKTIDNGSGKIIGSEFIDNTGIRGIENIVAKTSGVVQDEKGQNINIRGGRTGETQIIIDGIVTNNPLDRGSTANVSNGALQELAVLTGGFSAEYGNVLSGVINVTTKSAQTNYTGSVEVVSDVIAGDYIKTKSQGYNIYSVSIGGPVIPTKKLSKYWSIFGSYEKTYNLVDQPVSTSVAELWAEDGILPNFSRAGQSYTGKTIISISEMTKGKVNLTLTGGFFGNEETSRLWTGSFGKFNSYHNPLVKDDNKQGYVKINQSFGSKTFYDLQASYLQSTYKRGDGIFFVDELIPSLQGKDGNVYPSILAYGDTNTVPGISGMGGTVSSSANFRVFRNPGTVSGLYEKQKTNALSFNLNFTHQVLTKKFGNHELKFGGEFKQFKVRSYSANVIGFGSLPNPNKYANGQGNGSVINNPVIDENGANSNFMEAYGYDVYGNEIEEDYIVNGLNVTEGPKKPRIGAFYFLDKMEFNYFNTNIGIRVDYMDPNTLVPISYENLKGSDGVLNEADYTTVEKTIEVSPRLGFSFPITDKTVFHAQYGKFIQLPALENLYENQRVIRDLADGGVGYFTVFNNPLLKPERTTAYELGVKHTAGDYVTVGLTAYYKETSDLIQAKNIRAQDNSYTFALYDNGDFGIVRGIDLSLDLRRINRLRATISYGLAFASGTGSDINSQSNIAYNGDEQPKIPTALDYDQRHTGSIELDYRWGTSDVPKGFWGGVLSRLGFNVLFSFNSGRPYTPSDNSIDVLGVVSSVGGNRPIAPLNSAYSPWNLRLDLKIDKTFKILNKLNANLYLLAINVLDQELINDVFATSGEAGNTGFLDSYQGQLWAQANGQQAVDLYKIRSHAINNYGPPRQVRLGFRLFFN